From Thermodesulfobacteriota bacterium, a single genomic window includes:
- a CDS encoding ABC transporter permease gives LSSVGGGVRFYRTVFLEEIGKDYIRTARAKGLGEGKVLFKHGLKNAMIPILTNIVVAIPFLFTGSLLMENFFAIPGLGSFTIEAIQAQDFSIVRSMVYLGSVLYIVGLILTDISYTLVDPRIRLE, from the coding sequence ACTGAGCTCTGTCGGCGGAGGGGTGAGGTTCTACCGGACCGTCTTCCTCGAAGAGATAGGCAAGGACTACATCCGGACGGCCCGCGCCAAGGGGCTCGGCGAAGGGAAGGTGCTCTTCAAGCACGGCCTCAAGAACGCGATGATACCCATACTCACCAACATAGTCGTGGCCATACCGTTCCTCTTCACCGGCTCGCTCCTAATGGAGAACTTCTTCGCCATACCGGGGCTCGGGAGCTTTACCATAGAGGCAATCCAGGCCCAGGACTTCTCGATCGTGAGGAGCATGGTCTACCTCGGCTCGGTCTTATATATAGTCGGCCTCATCTTGACCGACATAAGCTACACGCTCGTGGACCCGAGGATACGTTTGGAGTAA
- a CDS encoding ABC transporter permease, which yields MPVILATDLMVFLLFGLVVYAVVAGRKSEYIRSVWREIRKNRLAVISLVILAFYGAVALTDSIRWRDAVVGEDGEVSITAGGDTIYNPLVLSLLDRLLTPLSTKTEKTFSAPLASRQYVKETIELPDGTKKRSYPELKHPRTHLLGTDKVGGDVLLSAIKGIRTGVVIGTGATLIMIPFAIFFGVMAGFFGGIVDDIIQYIYTTLASIPGILLIVAFMLIFSEKGYQGGLVQDKDLYLGFFVPSDRLFWLCVILGVTSWTGLCRLIRGETLKLRELEYVQAARAFGVARLRIIYRHIVPNVMHLVLITFVLLFSELVLAEAVLSYIGIGVGSEMGSWGNMINAARLELSREPVVWWSLVGAFVFMFALVLPANIFGDAVRDALDPRLRTGRGSGPEKSRKK from the coding sequence ATGCCAGTAATATTAGCCACGGATCTGATGGTGTTCTTGCTTTTCGGCCTGGTGGTCTACGCCGTCGTGGCCGGAAGGAAGTCGGAGTATATCCGGAGCGTCTGGCGCGAGATACGGAAGAACCGTCTCGCCGTGATATCTCTCGTGATACTCGCCTTCTACGGGGCCGTGGCGCTCACGGACTCCATCCGCTGGCGCGACGCCGTGGTGGGTGAAGACGGCGAGGTGTCGATAACCGCCGGGGGCGACACCATCTATAACCCCCTGGTCCTGAGCCTTCTGGACAGGTTGCTCACCCCCCTAAGTACAAAGACGGAAAAAACCTTTTCCGCCCCGCTCGCCTCCCGCCAGTACGTTAAGGAGACGATCGAGCTCCCCGACGGTACGAAGAAGAGGAGCTACCCGGAGCTCAAGCACCCGAGAACGCATCTCCTGGGGACGGACAAGGTCGGCGGGGACGTGCTCCTCTCCGCCATAAAGGGGATAAGGACGGGTGTGGTCATCGGCACAGGGGCCACCCTTATAATGATACCGTTCGCTATATTCTTCGGCGTTATGGCCGGGTTCTTCGGCGGCATCGTGGACGACATCATCCAGTACATATACACGACACTCGCCTCCATCCCCGGCATACTGTTGATCGTCGCCTTCATGCTCATCTTCAGCGAGAAGGGATACCAGGGAGGGCTCGTGCAGGATAAGGACTTATACCTCGGTTTCTTCGTGCCGAGCGACAGGCTCTTCTGGCTCTGCGTCATACTCGGCGTCACCTCATGGACCGGCCTCTGCAGGCTAATAAGGGGGGAAACCCTGAAGCTAAGGGAACTCGAGTACGTGCAGGCCGCTCGCGCCTTCGGCGTGGCGAGGCTCAGGATCATATACCGCCACATAGTGCCGAACGTGATGCACCTCGTACTCATAACCTTCGTGCTCCTCTTCAGCGAGCTCGTGCTGGCCGAGGCGGTCCTTAGCTACATCGGCATAGGGGTGGGCTCGGAGATGGGGAGCTGGGGGAACATGATAAACGCGGCGAGGCTCGAGCTCTCGCGTGAGCCGGTCGTATGGTGGAGCCTCGTCGGGGCGTTCGTCTTCATGTTCGCGCTCGTGCTCCCGGCAAATATCTTCGGCGATGCGGTTCGTGACGCGCTCGATCCGAGACTAAGGACGGGCCGAGGCTCAGGACCGGAAAAAAGTAGGAAGAAGTAG